Part of the Virgibacillus necropolis genome, GGGGATTTATGCGACCAGACCGAACCACACTACAAATTGCGATTAATACATTCCCACGTGTCTATCCACGGTTTACCGAAATCATACAGTTGTTAGGTGCGAGTGGATTAATGTCGATTCCTACAGAAGATGCATTTAAATCTCGAGTACGTGCGGATTTGGATCAGTATTTACAGTCGAAGTCTCGGAATGCGGAGGACCGCGTGCGAATTTTTAGACTAGCTTGGGATTTAACGATGAGCTCATTCGGTACACGTGAAACATTATATGAGCGGTATTTCTTTGGCGATCCTGTTAAGCTAGCAAGTCAGTTGTATTTTTCTTATGACAAGCGTGAGTATGTGAAGCGCGTGGAAGATTTCTTGGCAGTTAAGAAAGTATAAATCCTTTCTTACTGCATAAGTGCAACTAAGGATTGGAGATAAGCCAAGTTCTCTAATAATAAGTTCTTGGTGAATTTTCAGGCACTACCTGGTAATGCTCGGTATGTTGACAAATAAAAAAAGGATAGGACACCTAATGTGTTACCTATCCGAATTTTTTTGTCTTGCAATAGATGTTGTGGCAAGCTGCACGATTGTCATATCATCCATTGGCGGGTTGTGTAGGCCAGCACGGACGTCCCGATAATAGCGTTGCAACGGGTTTTGTTTAGATAAACTACGAGCACCAGCAATACGCATAGCTAAATCCACAATTTCTACAGCTTGATTCACGACCGAAAGTTTAACAGCCCCAAGTTCTGGCTTCATCGTCTGACGTATTTCATTACTACTTTCATCCCACTTCTTCGCTACAGAATAAAGGAAATGCTGAGATTGCATGGCTTTTAATTCCATTTCACCAATTTTTTGTTTTACATTAGGTAGGTCGGAAATAGTTCCTTCTATGCTGTTTGGTGAATAGCTTGTAGCAAATTCTATCGCGTATTCTTGTGCTGCACGAGCTATTCCAAGATAGCATGCTGGTATATGCAACAGCCAACCGGCAGCTGGTTTATTACCAGGTGTCAAGTATTGGACAAGGTCATCGTCTTCAACTTTTACAGCTGTTAAAACAAGATCATGACTGCCGGATCCCCTCATAGCTATAGAGTCCCACGTCTCATCTATTTTAACGCCATCCCTATTTCGTTTGATTAAAAAGTTTGCAACTTTGTCGGACTCATTAATTGAGGCACTAACAACAAAGTAATCTAAAATTGGAGCAAGTGTAGTGAAGGTTTTTCTTCCGTTTATCACCCATTTCTCGCCAACCTTTTTAGCGACTGTTTCAGGTTTTCCGCCTCTAGTAGGGCTTCCGGTAGCTGGTTCTGTTGCAGCGTTATTTAAAAGGGCTCCTGTCTCCATAACGTCTTTCGCAAACGCTTGATACTTTTCTTTTTTCCAAGTATGATGTTCGCCTAGAAATTTAGTGATTCCCATATGCCAGCCTATAGAAAGTGCTGTGGAACCGTCTGCTTTTGCCAGGGTTTCTTGAAGGCGGATCATCTCAGATAGTGAAATACCTAAACCACCATATTCTTTTGGAACGGTTAATGCTGGATAACCAATGTCTTTTAAGTCGTTAAAGTTTTCAAATGGAAATGAACCATCTTCATCGTGTTGTTGGGCTCTTTCTGTAAAAGGCTTTATTTTCTTTTCTAATGCTTTTATTCGTGCTTTAGTTGTATTAAGGTCAGTCAACTTCATTAGTAAACCTCCTAGTTTTATTCATACAATATTAGTAGGATTTATTAGTTATATTATTTCATTAACCTAATTGACGTGTAAAGAAATAAACACTGATAATGTTTCGGGTTTCTTTTTTATTTCTTCTTAGTGGTTAATTTTCTATATTTAATACCGATATAGTATATATGAATGTATAGCGAAATTGGGGGTTAGATAGTGGATAAGGCATCGATTATAGGCGTGATATTAGCAACTATCGCTATTGGAGTTGGGATGACTTTAAAAGGGGTTAGTCCGGTTGCGTTAATAAATCCAGCAGCATTATTAATTATAGTTGGAGGGACTGCCGCATCCGTTTTTATTGCGTTTCCAATGCGTACACTAAAAAATGTGCCGACACTTTTTAAGATTATTTTTAAACAAGGTAAAAGCAAAAGGATAGAAGAAATCATTGAAATGTTTACGGAATGGGCAGAACTTAGCCGCAGGGAGGGTGTTTTATCACTAGAAGGTAAAATCGAGGAGACAGAGGATACGTTTCTTTACTCTGGAATGCAATTAGTGGTTGATGGTCAATCCCCTGACTTCATCCGGGATGTTATGCTTGAAAAGGTTGATGCGATGGAGGAGAGGCATCAGGAAGGGGCTTCTATTTTTACACAAGCTGGAACATACGCCCCTACTTTAGGTGTGCTTGGTGCTGTAATTGGCTTGATTGCAGCACTTGGGAATATGGAGGATACAGATGCATTAGGTCATGCGATTTCTGCAGCTTTTGTTGCAACACTACTCGGTATTTTCACAGGTTATGTATTATGGCATCCATTTGCAAATAAATTACGAGAAAAGTCTAAGAATGAAGCAAAGATTAAATATGTAATGGTAGAAGGAATATTGTCGATAGCAAATGGTGAATCTCCACAAATCATTAAAGATAAATTAGGTTCTTATCTTTCACCAAGAGAGTTAACGAAAATAAAACAGGAGGAGACCGATGCGCAAAAAGAAACAGCGTAAAGAGACACATATAGATGAATCATGGTTAATCCCTTATGCAGACCTATTAACCCTTCTACTCGCATTATTTATCGTTTTATTTGCAATGAGTAGTATAGATGCACAGAAATTCGAGGAGCTTGCCCGTGTTTTTAATGGTGAATTTTCTGGTGGGAATGGTGTGCTTGAACACAACGAAAGTCCTGAAATAAACAAAATGAAGTTCCGATTGATACAAAAAAAGAGAAGGATAGGGAAGAAGAAAAGGTTAAAGAAACTGTAAGCGGTAAAGAAAAAGAAATGAATGAATTAAGGGAACTTGAAAGAAAAATTAATGAATACATTACAACAAATGATTTAACTGGTGTGTTAAAAACGCAACTGGGTGAAGAAGGACTATTAATTACCATTTTAAATGATGTCTTTTTTGACTCTGGAAGTGCTGAGGTTAAAGAAGCGGGATCTAAAATTGCAACAGAGGTTTCTAACTTCTTAGTCACTGATCCGCCAAGGAATATTGTAGTTAGTGGGCACACGGATAATCGTCCAATGCATACGGATGAATTTGATTCTAACTGGGAGCTTAGTGCTATACGAGCTGTTCATTTTATGCGTTTATTGCTTAAAAATGCAGAACTTGATCCTGAAAAGTTTAGTGCAAAAGGTTTTGGGGAGTACCACCCAATCGTGCCTAATACTAGTGATGTTAACAAGGCCAAAAATAGACGTGTAGAAGTATTAATTTTACCTAGTTACGAATAGAATACATATCTGATGAGTATTATTGATGGTCAACTGAAAATTAAAGTTTGGAATTTTAGGTACTTGAGTTGTGCTACTCAGTACCTTTTCTTATTTATATTTCCTCGTAAACTGAACAATGTTCACCTACTTTACCTAATTCTAATTATTGATTTTTTTCCTGTATCACTCTAGCATATAGATTAATAAACTAACAAGAAGGGGCTATTAAATGAAAATTATTGATACACATTGTGATGCACTGTTGAAAATGCAACTTGCTAAACGAGGAAAGTTTATTAAAAGCGGTACACTTGATTATAAAACATCGAAACATTTGGATAATAACCTAACCAATCTAAAGGCGGGACAACTAATGGCGCAGTTTTTCGCCATATTTATCCACCCAAATGTCCCGGCAAGTGAAAAGTGGCAACATGCTTTGGAACAAATTGACTTATTTTATACTGAGGTACTAGAAAAAAATCCGGAGATGAAACACATCAAATCATGGAAAGACTTTGATGCATTGCAAGAAAATGAAATTGGTGCTGTTTTAACACTAGAAGGCGCAGATGCTTTTGGTAATGATTTGAGTAAGCTGCGTCATTTATATCGCCTTGGTGTTTTGTCAGTAGGTTTAACGTGGAATAATGCAAACCTTTGTGCTGATGGAGCAGAAGAGCCACGTGGCGGAGGGGTAACACTTCTCGGAAAAGAAGTAGTAAAGCTTAATAATGAAAATTATGTATATACCGATGTTTCCCATTTAACGGTTAAGGGATTTTGGGATATCATGGAGCTAGCAAAATACCCGATTGCCAGTCATTCGAATGCTCGAACAGTTTGTGACCATGTTCGTAATCTTGATGATGAACAAGTCAAAGCAATGTTCGCAAACAATGGTACGCTTCATGTAGTTTTTAACCCGCCGTTTATTAATTATGAAAAAGATAATGCGACGATAGCTGATTTACTAAAACATATCGATCATCTATGTTCACTTGGTGGAGTAAAACATATTGGTTTTGGTTCTGACTTTGACGGTATTACGTCGTTCGTTACGGATTTATCTGATGCTGCACACTATCAAAATCTAATCAACGAGTTACTTAAATACTATTCTGAGGATCAAGTAAAAGGGTTTGCTTATCGGAATTTCTTGGATAATCGACCTAGACTGTAAATTACTGAAAAATCCCCAAATATAGACGCGTTCAAAGTTGCGTCTATATTTGGAGATTTTGCTGTTTTGATTGAAGTTAACTTAAATTATTCAACAGGAACGACTTCTGCTCTCAACAAGAGTCCTAACATTACAAGTATACCGAGTTTTAATCGTTTCATCAGTTATCGTCCTCTCCTCGTATAATTTATCTTAGTAAAAGAGGAAGTCTGATTTCTGATTGTCATTTTTTATGAAGGCGGTCAAAAGTTCTTTTACGGATTCCAAGTCTTTTAGATCGATCACCTCAACTGGAGAGTGAGCGTTTCTGGAAGGAATTGATAACACCCCTGTTGGAACACCTTTATTTGCTAAGGTAACTGCACCCGCATCCGTTCCAATTCCAGTAAATATTTCGAGTTGGTGCTTTATTTTTCCTGTTCTCGCTAATTCGACGAGCTTGTCCTTGACTGCAGGATGGGAGATTAAACTACTATCCATGATTTTTATGCCTACTCCACCGCCAATTTGGAGGGTATTATCCATTACGTCTTCTGGTGTATCACTGACGGCAGTCGTATCAAGCGCTATCGCTATATCAAATTCAAGGTTAGCAAGTGCGACCTTTGCACCTCTTAAACCAACCTCTTCCTGGACAGCAAAAAGCGCGATAACTTCACCAGAAAACTCTTTATTCTGAAGGTCTTCCAGTAATTGAATTAATACTGCACAACCCGCTCGATCATCAAAGCCTTTACCAACGATTTTTCCGTTTTGTTCATCTCCTAAAAATTCAACCTGTGAGTCCCATGTGATCGGATCACCAACCGCAATCCCCATTTCCTCAACATCGGCCAGCGAACTTGCACCAACATCTACATATAGTTGCTTGTAATCTCGTACCTTTTGGCTATTGTCAAACTTTTGATAATGAACTGAAATGGTACCGATTATTCCAAGTTTAGGTCCTTTTTCACTTCGCACCATTACCTTTTGGGCAAGTAGAATTCGGTCATCATGTCCGCCAAGCTTTTCAAATCGAATTAATCCATTTTTTTCGACTTTTTTAACGATGAAGCCAATTTCATCCATATGGGCGGTTAAAAGCACCTTTGGACCTGGTTTATTCCCTTTAAATCTAGCAATGACGTTGCCAATTGCATCAACCTTTACTTCGTCACATAATGGAGTGACTTTTTCTTTTATGTAAGATGTGACAGGCTGTTCAAACCCACTAGGGCCTTGAAGTTCTGTTAGTTGTTTTAGTAGTTTAAACATAGTAATAACCTCCGTAATAGAATGAACATTTTGATAGTTACTTGTAAAAAACTTATTCCTATATGAAATTAAATGTATTTTTAAAAATACAACCTTTATCGTTTCGTTTAGCTCATCGTTAAAGTGATTTTAACAGTATAAATGTTCAGTAAATTTTATGCAAGTGCTGTTAAAAAATCTTTACGATGACAATAAAAATGTGACAGGTACCCAACTTGTTGCATAAAATATCCATGGAGAAGAGGTTTACCGTGGGAGGATGAACTAATATGTGTGGTATAACTGGAATTATTAATTGGCAGAAAGACGTTCGATCTGAGCAATCTACATTGCAGAGAATGACAGAAACATTGACATTAAGGGGGCCAGACGATTCGCAGGTGTGGATGAGTCAACATGCTGCGTTTGGTCATAAAAGACTTGCGGTTGTCGATCTTGAAGGTGGAAAACAGCCGATGAGTAAGGACTATAAAGGTGTTACGTACACACTTGTATATAATGGGGAATTATATAATACGGAAGAATTGCGGACTGATTTGTGTAATAAAGGGTATCAATTTCATACAACATCAGATACGGAAGTTTTACTAACCGCTTATATCGAGTGGCAAGATGACTGTGTTCGATACTTAAATGGAATCTATGCCTTTGGGGTTTGGGACCCTAGCAAAGGGAAGCTATTTATGGCGCGGGATCGGCTTGGAGTTAAACCGCTATTTTTTGTAGAAGCTAATGAACGTTTTCTATTTGGATCGGAATTAAAAGCGATTTTAGCACATGATGGCGTGAATGCAGAGGTAGATCGTACGGGCTTGTCAGAAATATTTGGACTTGGTCCTTCAAGAACACCTGGTCACGGGATATTTAAAGGGTTTAAAGAATTGAGGCCAGGCCATGCGTTAACTTTTTCAAAGGATGGATTAAGCGTTTGGCGGTATTGGAATATGGAAAGTCGTGAACACACAGATACTATTGAGGAAACTTCTGAAAAAGTTAGGAATTTATTTGTTGATGCTGTCGAGCGCCAACTGGTTGCGGATGTCCCAGTATCTACCTTTCTATCAGGTGGTTTAGATTCGAGTGCAATCACTGCAATTGCTTCTGACTACTTTGAAAAAAATGGGAGAGGACCGCTGTCAACCTTTTCGGTGGATTATGAAGGGAATGATCAGCATTTTAAGGCAAGCAAGTTTCAGCCTTCGAGCGACCAGCCCTGGATTGATAAAGTAGTCGACCATTTTTCAACAGATCATCATGATGAGGTGATTTCCGGCTTTGACTTAGCGGACTTATTAAAAGAGGCAGTCACGTTACGTGATCAACCTGGTATGGCTGATATTGATTCTTCGTTATTATGGTTCTGTCGCCGAATCAAGCAACATACAACGGTTAGTTTATCTGGAGAATGTGCTGACGAAATTTTTGGCGGGTATCCTTGGTTCCATGACCCCTCTAGCGCTCAAGGAGATGGTTTTCCTTGGATGAAGTCCTTGGATTCAAGAATCGACCTACTTCATCCTGAATGGCAAACGAAATTAAATCTAAAATCTTATGTCATGGATCGGTACCAAGATACAATTAACGAAACGCCCCGTTTAGACGGGGAAAGTGAAGAGGATGCGCGACGCCGTGAGCTTTTTTACTTGAATATGCATTGGTTTATGGCTCAGTTGTTAGATCGTAAGGATCGGATGAGTATGGGGGCGAGTCTGGAGGTTAGGGTTCCATTTGCAGATCACAAACTAGTGGAATATGTGTGGAACATTCCATGGGACATGAAAATCTTAGATGGAAGAGAAAAGGGTATTTTACGAAAAGCATTAGAAGGTCTGTTGCCTGAAGATGTATTATATCGTAAAAAAAGCCCGTATCCTAAAACCTTTCAACCTGAATATACACGTCAAGTGGTAAACTGGATGAAAGAAATCTTAGCAGATTCTAATTCGCCACTATTCGATTTTGTGAGGCGGGATCGCATAGAAGCCATTGTCAACAGTGAAGGGAAAGAGTTTACCGAACCGTGGTATGGCCAATTAATGAAAGGACCGCAGCTAATTGCTCATTTGTGTCAGATTGACTATTGGTTGAGAACGTATAATGTTAAGGTGAGTGATTAATTACTAATACAGTAAAAAAGGAATGTCCGTTTAAATTCGGGCATTTTTTAGTTTATAAATTGCATTTTTAGATAAGAAACTCTACCATATACCATAAGAAGATTATATTTTGTTGAATTATGGAGGGTTAATATGTCAGATAAAAAAGGTTACAAAGATAAACTAGCGAAATTTGACCCAGCTAAAGCGATTAAAGGAAGTCAAAAATATTTTACTGAAAATAAATTTGGTTCGAAAATGCTCAACTATGCGAAACTTTTAGGTACTAAAGTAGCGTATTACAGTTTCTTGTTGTTTTATGCGTTTAAAAGTCCGAATACACCAAAGTCTGCTAAATTAACGATTGCAGGAGCGCTTGGGTATTTAATTTTACCTGTTGATTTAGTGCCCGATTTTATTCCATTGGTTGGGATAACCGATGATAGCGCGGTAATCCTTTATGCATTATACCGAATTTATTCACATATTGACGAGCCAATAAAGCAAAAAGCAGATGCGAAAATGAAAAAGTTTTTCGGTGATAATTATGATACGAAAGATATAGATAAAAATTTAATTTTTGATCAGAAAGAAGAAAAAAATGAGTAAATAGAAACTTTAGTATACTGAAACTACTCGAATGTGTTATGGAATTGTTGATATCATTCCTGTTAGCATCCTTTTCAGCCTTGTTGTTCATTGATCTTGCTTATTCTTTTATTATGTATGGCGTAATACCATGATAATAACTTCAGTTCCTTTTCTTAACGTTTAATTCTCCCTGTTAACGGAAAGACATTATATATACTATTATTACAGAAAAGGGAGTAGATATATAATGAAAGTACTAGTAGCGGGAGCAAATGGTCATACAGGTCGTTTACTTATTCAGTATTTGAAACAGGATGGACATGAACCGTATGCGATGATTCGAAAAGAGGAACAAAAACCGGAGATGGAGAAACTAGGTGGAATTCCTGTCATCGCTGACCTTGAAGGTGATGTTGGTCATGCTGTTAGAGGCATGGATGTTGTCATGTTTGCAGCAGGTTCTGGTAGTAAAACGGGACCAGATAAAACAGCCTCGGTCGACCGAGATGGTGCTATTAATTTGATGAAAGCAACTGAAAAAACGGGCATTAAGAAATTTATTATTTTGAGTAGCATTGGTGCTGGAAGAGAGCTTGGAGAGCCTGAAAAAGGAAAAGAAGCAATGCATTATTATCTGAAAATGAAAAAAGAAGCGGATAAATATTTACAGAATACGGAACTTGACTACACAATCGTGCGCCCTGGTGGTCTAACGAACGATAAAGGAACTAGCAAAATCAAGGTTGGGGAAACGGTTGAACGTGATTCAATTCCACGTGAAGACGTAGCGAAAACCATGATTGCTGCAATCCAAGAACCTAATGCCTATCATAAAGCATTTGAGATGGTTTCTGGCGATGTACAGATTGAAGAAGCGTTGAAGAGTTTGTAAATAGAAGAACTTGAATATAAAATAGGAGAACCATAACTTAGGTAGTCTAGGTTATGGCTCTTTGATGTTACTGTTGTCGTCTATTTAAACCACAAGAAACTGTCAAATTGATGGTGATTGTGTTGACAAAAATTGTTTGTAATAATAAGATTATATGTAATCGTTTTCAAAAAATGACAATTGGAAGTAGGAGGGGATTCCGTGGCGAACATTCAAGAAGTGGCTCAGAGAGCTGGGGTTTCCGTTGCGACAGTATCACGGGTGTTTAATAATAGTAGTACTGTTGCAAAAAAGACAAGGTTGAAAGTGGAACAGGCAATAGATGAATTGAACTATGAACCGAGTGTACTTGGGCGTAATTTGAGAAACTCGGAAAGTAGGTTACTTCTAGTCTTAATCCCGAGTATTTCAAACCCCTTTTATTCAGACATTATTAGGGGAATTGAAGACACCGCGATAGGCCTTGGTTACAATATTCTTTTGTGTGAAACAGACTCGAACCCGGATAGGGAGTCTATTTATTTTAATTTAATTAGAAATCGTTTAGCCGACGGGATAATTTCCATGGATCCTTCGGTGAATAAGAACAAGCTGATCGAACTTGCTAGCCAGTATCCAATTGTTCAATGCAGTGAGTTTGATGAGGATTCGAGTATTTCGTATGTCACGATTAATAATGAATTGGCAGCGTATCACGCTGTGAAGCATTTGATTAAAATTGGACAGAAAAAAATTGCACTTATTAATTCAGATGAAAAGTTTTTATATGCACGTGAGAGGCGTCGGGGCTATGAAAAAGCGTTGAATGAGTATGGCTTAAAAGTTGAAGCTGACTGGATTTGTAATACAGAATCATTGGATTTCGAGGATGGTAAGCGTGCGATGAGACGTTTACTGGATTTGTTTGATCGGCCGACAGCCGTGTTTGCTGTATCCGATATGTTAGCTATTGGTGCGCTAAAAGAAGTCAATTCCTCAGGTTTACGAGTTCCACAAGATTTTGCAATGATTGGATTTGATAAAATAGCATTTTCGAATATGACGCATCCAACGTTGACTACTATTGCACAACCGATGTATAAGATGGGGTGTATTTCTGCAAAAATGATTATCAACAAAATTCAGGGTAAGCAGGTAGAAAGTATTATTTTGGATCACGAATTAGTTATTCGTGAGTCTACATAAGAGGTGATTGTTTGTGCAGGAAAAGATTGCAATTGTAACGGGAGTTAGTCATGCACATGGTATTGGTGCGGCTGTATGTCGCAAGCTTGCTGCTAATGGGTGTGCTATATTTTTTACTTATTGGGAAGCGTCACCTGATTGGGCGACTACTTTTCAAAAAGAAATGCTTGAATTAGGTGTTCGTTGTGCAGGGTTTGAAGTTGATCTATCTGAACCACATGCTCCATTTGAATTATTGGATATGGTTGAGTCTAAAATGGGTCTACCAACGATTTTGGTGAACAATGCTGCCTACTCAACGAGGGATGGATACCAGCAACTTGATGTTCAAACACTTGATAATCATTATGCTGTCAACATGCGCGCTACCTTTTTGTTGTGTGTAGAGTTTGCACGACGGTTTAAGAAAGCTGAAGGTTCAGCAGGTCGGGTTATTAATATGACCTCGGGACAGGCACAGGGTCCGATGCTTGAAGAACTAGCTTATGGCGCAACAAAAGCTGCTATATCAGGATTTACGTTGACATTGTCGGCCGAGGTTGCCCCACTTGGTATTACAGTAAATGCGGTGAACCCTGGGCCAACAGATACCGGTTGGATGACAGCTGATTTTAAACAGGAACTCTCATCGCAATTTTTAATGGGGCGAATGGGAATGCCTGAAGATGCCGCTCATTTAATCGGATTTTTGGCAAGCGATGAGGCAGAATGGATCACGGGACAAGTGATTAATTCAGAAGGTGGATTCTTGCGGAAGTAGTACTAAAGCATAAAACGTTAAGTAGCATAACGTTTGTGCTTTTTTCTTTAAAGGTATGTAAACGTTTATCATTTTAACAGATTTGTTCTTGGCGATAAGCCAAGTTTTCTAACAATCATTTTTTCTAAGAAAAGAAAAAATGTTGGTGCTATCTGGCATCACATGTTTACGTTAGAAATTAATTTCAGAAATTATTGACATCCGATTAACTTATTGTATAATTGAAACCAAGATGTAATCGATTTCATTTATTTGAAAATTTTGTTTGAAATATTTCATTTTGAAACAATGAAATCAAACCAAAAAAGGGGGAACCATTTTGAAGATCTGGAAAAAGAGTTTAGGTAGTCTTTGGATAATTGGTTTAGTCATTCTATTAGTAGCTTGTAATAACGCAGATACAGGAAGTAAGGAAGAATCTGGTGATACTTCGAATAATGACACATCTACTGAAGCGGATGCGGCTTCTGATGAAGAAGTAACGATTGTTTATGCTCGTGGTGTAGATACAACTGGTGCAAATGAAAAATTAGTTGCTGCTTTTGAAAAATCTCATCCGAATATTAATGTGGAATATCGCGAAATGCCTGCTGACACAGGGCAACAACATGATCAGTATGTAACCGCTTTCAGTGCACAAAGTGCTGAAATTGACGTTTTTGATGCTGATGTTATCTGGCCAGCCGAATTTGCTCAAGCAGATTATGCATTAGAGTTGGATCGTTTTATTGAAAAAGATGGAATTGATATGAATGCTTATTTCGAAGGTACTGTAGCATCTGGTAAGTTTAACGGGAAACAATGGGCAATGCCGAAGTTCACAGATGCTGGTGTACTCTACTACCGTTCCGATATTGTTGAGGAACCTCCAGCAACTTGGGATGAACTAATCGAACAAGCTAACGCATTACAAGGTGAAGCAGGAACAGAATTTGGTTACTTAATGCAAGCAGCTCAATATGAGGGATTAATTACTAACGCGATTGAGTTTATTGCATCTTACGGGGGACAAGTTATTGACGAAGAAAATAACGTCGTAGCGAATAGCCCTGAAACGGTAAAAGCTATTAAGAAAATGCAAGAAATAGTAGGTTCAGACTTTGTTCCCGACAACATTTTAAACTTCATGGAAATAGAAACAGAAACTGCATTTATTGAAGGTAAATCAGTATTTGCACGAAACTGGCCATACATGCAAGCATCTGCAGCTGATGAGTCTCGCTCAAAAGTTGCTGGTAATGTAGAAATCACAACTCTACCAGCAGGTGACGCAGGTAGTGCATCTACTCTCGGTGGATGGATGACGATGATTAACCGTTATTCTGAGCATCCTGAAGCAGCTTGGGAGTTCGTGAAATTCATGACTGGTGCTGAAGGTCAAAAGATCACTGCAATTGAGGGTGGATCTGCGCCAACATTAAAAGCTCTTTACGAAGATGCAGAAGTAAAAGAAGCTAGTCCATTATTTGCAAATCCAGAGTTCGTTAAAGTATTGGAAAGCGCTGTTCCAAGACCGATAACGCCAATTTACCCGGAAATCTCTGATATTATGCAAATCGAACTTTCAAAAGCTTTAGCAGGAGAACAAACTGCAGAGGAAGCTGCGAGTAACATG contains:
- a CDS encoding acyl-CoA dehydrogenase family protein, with translation MKLTDLNTTKARIKALEKKIKPFTERAQQHDEDGSFPFENFNDLKDIGYPALTVPKEYGGLGISLSEMIRLQETLAKADGSTALSIGWHMGITKFLGEHHTWKKEKYQAFAKDVMETGALLNNAATEPATGSPTRGGKPETVAKKVGEKWVINGRKTFTTLAPILDYFVVSASINESDKVANFLIKRNRDGVKIDETWDSIAMRGSGSHDLVLTAVKVEDDDLVQYLTPGNKPAAGWLLHIPACYLGIARAAQEYAIEFATSYSPNSIEGTISDLPNVKQKIGEMELKAMQSQHFLYSVAKKWDESSNEIRQTMKPELGAVKLSVVNQAVEIVDLAMRIAGARSLSKQNPLQRYYRDVRAGLHNPPMDDMTIVQLATTSIARQKNSDR
- the motA gene encoding flagellar motor stator protein MotA; its protein translation is MDKASIIGVILATIAIGVGMTLKGVSPVALINPAALLIIVGGTAASVFIAFPMRTLKNVPTLFKIIFKQGKSKRIEEIIEMFTEWAELSRREGVLSLEGKIEETEDTFLYSGMQLVVDGQSPDFIRDVMLEKVDAMEERHQEGASIFTQAGTYAPTLGVLGAVIGLIAALGNMEDTDALGHAISAAFVATLLGIFTGYVLWHPFANKLREKSKNEAKIKYVMVEGILSIANGESPQIIKDKLGSYLSPRELTKIKQEETDAQKETA
- a CDS encoding dipeptidase — encoded protein: MKIIDTHCDALLKMQLAKRGKFIKSGTLDYKTSKHLDNNLTNLKAGQLMAQFFAIFIHPNVPASEKWQHALEQIDLFYTEVLEKNPEMKHIKSWKDFDALQENEIGAVLTLEGADAFGNDLSKLRHLYRLGVLSVGLTWNNANLCADGAEEPRGGGVTLLGKEVVKLNNENYVYTDVSHLTVKGFWDIMELAKYPIASHSNARTVCDHVRNLDDEQVKAMFANNGTLHVVFNPPFINYEKDNATIADLLKHIDHLCSLGGVKHIGFGSDFDGITSFVTDLSDAAHYQNLINELLKYYSEDQVKGFAYRNFLDNRPRL
- a CDS encoding M42 family metallopeptidase yields the protein MFKLLKQLTELQGPSGFEQPVTSYIKEKVTPLCDEVKVDAIGNVIARFKGNKPGPKVLLTAHMDEIGFIVKKVEKNGLIRFEKLGGHDDRILLAQKVMVRSEKGPKLGIIGTISVHYQKFDNSQKVRDYKQLYVDVGASSLADVEEMGIAVGDPITWDSQVEFLGDEQNGKIVGKGFDDRAGCAVLIQLLEDLQNKEFSGEVIALFAVQEEVGLRGAKVALANLEFDIAIALDTTAVSDTPEDVMDNTLQIGGGVGIKIMDSSLISHPAVKDKLVELARTGKIKHQLEIFTGIGTDAGAVTLANKGVPTGVLSIPSRNAHSPVEVIDLKDLESVKELLTAFIKNDNQKSDFLFY
- the asnB gene encoding asparagine synthase (glutamine-hydrolyzing), with protein sequence MCGITGIINWQKDVRSEQSTLQRMTETLTLRGPDDSQVWMSQHAAFGHKRLAVVDLEGGKQPMSKDYKGVTYTLVYNGELYNTEELRTDLCNKGYQFHTTSDTEVLLTAYIEWQDDCVRYLNGIYAFGVWDPSKGKLFMARDRLGVKPLFFVEANERFLFGSELKAILAHDGVNAEVDRTGLSEIFGLGPSRTPGHGIFKGFKELRPGHALTFSKDGLSVWRYWNMESREHTDTIEETSEKVRNLFVDAVERQLVADVPVSTFLSGGLDSSAITAIASDYFEKNGRGPLSTFSVDYEGNDQHFKASKFQPSSDQPWIDKVVDHFSTDHHDEVISGFDLADLLKEAVTLRDQPGMADIDSSLLWFCRRIKQHTTVSLSGECADEIFGGYPWFHDPSSAQGDGFPWMKSLDSRIDLLHPEWQTKLNLKSYVMDRYQDTINETPRLDGESEEDARRRELFYLNMHWFMAQLLDRKDRMSMGASLEVRVPFADHKLVEYVWNIPWDMKILDGREKGILRKALEGLLPEDVLYRKKSPYPKTFQPEYTRQVVNWMKEILADSNSPLFDFVRRDRIEAIVNSEGKEFTEPWYGQLMKGPQLIAHLCQIDYWLRTYNVKVSD
- a CDS encoding YkvA family protein translates to MSDKKGYKDKLAKFDPAKAIKGSQKYFTENKFGSKMLNYAKLLGTKVAYYSFLLFYAFKSPNTPKSAKLTIAGALGYLILPVDLVPDFIPLVGITDDSAVILYALYRIYSHIDEPIKQKADAKMKKFFGDNYDTKDIDKNLIFDQKEEKNE
- a CDS encoding SDR family oxidoreductase, translating into MKVLVAGANGHTGRLLIQYLKQDGHEPYAMIRKEEQKPEMEKLGGIPVIADLEGDVGHAVRGMDVVMFAAGSGSKTGPDKTASVDRDGAINLMKATEKTGIKKFIILSSIGAGRELGEPEKGKEAMHYYLKMKKEADKYLQNTELDYTIVRPGGLTNDKGTSKIKVGETVERDSIPREDVAKTMIAAIQEPNAYHKAFEMVSGDVQIEEALKSL
- a CDS encoding LacI family DNA-binding transcriptional regulator, whose amino-acid sequence is MANIQEVAQRAGVSVATVSRVFNNSSTVAKKTRLKVEQAIDELNYEPSVLGRNLRNSESRLLLVLIPSISNPFYSDIIRGIEDTAIGLGYNILLCETDSNPDRESIYFNLIRNRLADGIISMDPSVNKNKLIELASQYPIVQCSEFDEDSSISYVTINNELAAYHAVKHLIKIGQKKIALINSDEKFLYARERRRGYEKALNEYGLKVEADWICNTESLDFEDGKRAMRRLLDLFDRPTAVFAVSDMLAIGALKEVNSSGLRVPQDFAMIGFDKIAFSNMTHPTLTTIAQPMYKMGCISAKMIINKIQGKQVESIILDHELVIREST